In Pedobacter heparinus DSM 2366, the following are encoded in one genomic region:
- a CDS encoding RagB/SusD family nutrient uptake outer membrane protein, which yields MKKIYIIIAILAVTATACKQSLLDLAPEDQYTSATFFKTEAQFRQAVAGAYVPLRDVMTNDFHSAEMRSDNTHYQPFATNRGAAYVNRENIDDFENLPGNTYVLALWEHCYRVISRANIVIDRLAGFEMAEAAKNSIDGQAKFLRAWGYFKLVRQFGGVPLYLKELKTADDAFVSRSTEAEVYAQIIADASDAIKELPNPTFASNKQAGEATKGAATVLLADVYVTLKRWKDAEDLLVTLQPMGYALEVNYADAFLPSKKNGRESIFEVQYLEGTAAGTAPNAIPFMFLPRTTSTAVITGTAFPSNNKTDGGWNTPTPDLISAYEPGDKRLDASIGIIEGAYNGSDEFVYASKKDITTATPPAAGKINLPYVKKFIHPPFLAALNSNDNWPIYRYAEALLLLAEARNEQNKATALGPLNEVRTRAFGAGLGQISTTDQTALRAIILKERRTELAFENKRWHDLVRSGNAVQIMNAHGIAIKAAFPWHTASSYNVTANKLLFPIPSSEREFNPALTQNPL from the coding sequence ATGAAAAAGATATATATCATAATCGCTATACTTGCTGTTACAGCTACCGCCTGTAAACAAAGCCTGTTAGACCTGGCTCCGGAAGACCAGTATACCTCTGCTACATTTTTTAAAACTGAAGCGCAGTTCAGACAAGCCGTTGCCGGGGCTTATGTACCGCTGCGTGATGTGATGACCAACGACTTCCATTCCGCAGAGATGCGCTCCGATAATACCCATTACCAGCCTTTTGCAACCAACCGTGGGGCAGCTTATGTAAACCGTGAAAATATTGACGATTTTGAAAACCTGCCCGGCAATACTTATGTGTTGGCTTTATGGGAACACTGTTACAGGGTAATTTCGAGGGCCAATATTGTGATCGACCGTTTGGCGGGTTTTGAAATGGCTGAAGCGGCTAAGAATAGTATTGATGGGCAGGCGAAGTTTTTACGTGCATGGGGTTATTTTAAGCTGGTAAGGCAGTTTGGTGGAGTTCCATTATACCTGAAAGAACTAAAGACTGCTGATGATGCTTTTGTAAGCCGTTCTACAGAGGCTGAAGTGTATGCGCAGATCATTGCTGATGCATCTGATGCGATAAAGGAACTTCCGAACCCAACATTTGCCAGCAATAAACAAGCTGGTGAGGCCACCAAAGGTGCTGCGACTGTATTGCTGGCCGATGTATATGTGACCTTAAAAAGATGGAAAGATGCAGAAGACTTGTTGGTTACATTACAGCCGATGGGCTATGCGCTGGAGGTTAATTATGCCGATGCGTTTTTACCATCAAAAAAGAACGGCAGGGAATCTATTTTTGAGGTTCAATACTTAGAAGGTACAGCTGCCGGAACTGCACCTAATGCTATACCTTTTATGTTTTTACCAAGAACTACCTCTACTGCCGTGATTACCGGTACCGCTTTTCCGTCGAACAATAAGACTGATGGGGGTTGGAATACCCCTACGCCAGACCTGATCAGCGCTTATGAGCCGGGCGACAAGCGCCTGGATGCTTCAATCGGGATCATTGAAGGCGCATATAATGGAAGTGATGAATTTGTGTATGCGAGTAAAAAAGACATCACTACAGCTACCCCTCCGGCAGCAGGCAAAATAAACCTGCCTTACGTTAAGAAATTTATCCATCCTCCTTTTTTGGCAGCGCTGAATTCCAATGACAACTGGCCAATTTACCGCTATGCGGAAGCTTTATTATTGCTGGCAGAAGCCCGTAATGAGCAAAACAAAGCTACGGCACTGGGACCTTTGAACGAAGTAAGGACCAGGGCTTTTGGGGCTGGTTTAGGTCAGATCTCGACTACCGACCAGACCGCTCTGCGCGCCATTATTTTAAAAGAACGTCGTACCGAACTTGCTTTTGAAAATAAAAGATGGCATGATCTGGTAAGATCGGGAAATGCAGTACAGATCATGAATGCACATGGAATAGCCATAAAGGCTGCGTTTCCATGGCATACGGCAAGCAGTTATAATGTTACTGCAAATAAATTATTGTTCCCGATCCCATCATCGGAAAGAGAATTTAACCCTGCCTTAACACAGAATCCTTTGTAA